The segment tcaaaatcatgcatgggtaactcaatcaaGTTTGCACACATAGTCTAGCCACTTACAACTATTCGACAATTCTTGTATACCCtatcagttcttacattttctcctaaaggcgtacttaccactataggatcatgcagaacttcaggTAGTGTTTCAAAAGTAGGGACAAGCAGAGGAGTcacaaaggaaagcgtagaccctggatcaagtaaggcataaacagaagttgagaatacttgcagcatactggtgaccacatcagcggacttctctAGCTCCTCCCTGCCTTTCAGGGCATAGAATCTTTTCTTCTTGGGAGGCTCGGCTGCTGCTGCACTCTGTTGGGGTAGGCCTAGGTTGAGCATTACCTCCAGCCTTACCTCTGTTCTGGGGACAGTCTCTGACCATGTGTCCACTTTTACCACAACCGAAGAAGGCATTAGTTCCCTTTCTTCATTCTCCACTGTGATATCGGCCACACTTAGCACAGGTCTTCTTTGGAGTTGCATATCACATACATTGTCCCTCTTGGGTTGGGGACTACATCCTCTAGGTGTTGTATTTCTTTGAGGGTTAGAATTCCTAGAACTTTTTTGCCCCTTCTTAAATTTGGGCTGCTCACAGACgcaaaaattatttctatgtcctccatggctgggaccttcctgatcttgaggcctaggcctcctaaTATCACGAACATCTCTCCTCTTGTGTCTATCCTCTACCTACTGGACATGCACCATTAGCCTAGAAAGGTCCATATTATCGTGGAGCATCGCAGACCGACACTCCTCCTCCAGGTCTCCattgattcctgtgaggaacctgctcatctcatctCTGCTGTTCGAAACGAgggaagtagcatacctggataatttaAACAAAGCTAAGTACTCTCCTCATTCTTGCTATTAAAAGTCAAGGGAAGTAACATACCTTGATAGcttcacaaacttcagggaatactccttGACCGTCATAGAGCct is part of the Solanum lycopersicum chromosome 1, SLM_r2.1 genome and harbors:
- the LOC138341807 gene encoding uncharacterized protein, whose translation is MADRLRDFTRMNPPIFTGAKTSEDPQEFIDEVHKILVAMGATDNEKLELASYQLKDVAQTWCKMWQDSRVLGGVPVTWELFQTIFLEKFFPREMREAKVEEFINLKQGSMTVKEYSLKFVKLSRYATSLVSNSRDEMSRFLTGINGDLEEECRSAMLHDNMDLSRLMPKFKKGQKSSRNSNPQRNTTPRGCSPQPKRDNVCDMQLQRRPVLSVADITVENEERELMPSSVVVKVDTWSETVPRTEVRLEVMLNLGLPQQSAAAAEPPKKKRFYALKGREELEKSADVVTSMLQVFSTSVYALLDPGSTLSFVTPLLVPTFETLPEVLHDPIVVSTPLGENVRTDRVYKNCRIVVSG